CCTTTTTTGATTTTCTCATGAGCCTCAATAATTTTGGTGTAGAATGCGTTGTCTTTAACTTCTAACTTGGTGTCTTTATGACAGTTGATACACCATTTCATGGTTAGAGGAGAATACTGATAGATCTCTTCCATTGTATTAACTGGTCCGTGACAAGCAAAACAAACTGGTTCGTTTGGTTTCAACCCTTTTTCTTTACGGATAGCTTCTTCAGCTACAACAACGTGTTGTGAGTGATTGAAGTAAGCAAAATCAGGAAGGTTGTGAACACGTACCCACTCAATTGGTTTTTCTTTAGACTTGTCATAAGTCATTTTATCTGCATCGTAACCTAATGCATTGTAGATTTTCTGGATCTCAGGAGAGATGTTTCCATCATGGCTGTCTCTGGCCTGTACCTGTTTGTGACAGTTCATACAAACGTTAAGCGAAGGTATGGTTGCGTTTTTAGATTCGAATGCACCAGCGTGACAGTACTGACAATCAATCTGGTTTACACCAGCGTGTAACTCGTGAGAGAATTTAATTGGCTGTGTTGGCTGGTAACCTGTAGAAACACCAGTGTTCCACATGCCCATCCATCCAAATGAACCTAAGCTTATCACTAAGCACAGGATCACGAAGAAAACAAACTTCTTGTTTTTGAATAACTGACCAATGCCAGCTAACATCGACGTTTTCTCTTCGTCTTCTTCGATTTCTACACCTTGTTTTTTCAGGATCAGGCGCTCAAGCATTTTGATTGCTCTTGCCAGGATCACTAATACAATGATAGAGATCAGGATTACTGCAATTACTCCTACGATAGAGAAGTTTGAAACTTCATCAGAACCAGTAGCCGCACCAGCAACTTCTGCTTTCTTAGGCTCACCTACTTTTACGTAAGCAAGGATGCTTTTAATCTGCTCAGGCGTTAATGATGGAAACGCTGTCATGTCGGCATTCGGATTGAACTTCGAAGCCTCTACAGCCTCTTTGTCTCCCGACGCGATAAATGCCGGAGCATTGTTGATCCATTTTAACAAAAACGCTTCGCTCTTTGTAGGTACAATCGTTTGTAATGCCGGGCCGATCAGATCGCGGTCCAGTGCATGACATGAAGTACATTTTTCCTTGAAGATTTTTCTACCTTCTACTGCGTCTTGTGCTTGCGTACCAGAAACGATTAAAACAGATAGAGCCGTAAACATAAATGCCGACTTCCAAACTCTTCTAATGATCAATGAGATATTCCTCATAATGAGTATTTTATGCTTTATTTTAAAAAACTGTAATGACCGTATTGATGTTTAAACTCTTGTTCTTCACCAAAACGTCCACAAAAGTAAAATTTATTAAGTTACCAATGACAAAGAAATGACAGTAAATACAATTTATAATCATTCTAAACTTTTCGTTTTAGTGGCTTTAAACGAAGAAAATCAGCAAATTTTTCTATTTGCTGATTTTCTATACGACAAAAATCCAGATAAGGATTTGGAATTATAATTTACATTTTTAATATCCAGGCAAAAATCAATGGTGCTACAATAGTTGCATCAGACTCTACAATGAACTTAGGTGTATGAATGTCCAGCTTGCCCCACGTAATCTTTTCGTTTGGTACAGCACCAGAATACGACCCATAAGAAGTAGTAGAATCAGAGATCTGACAGAAATAAGTCCAGAAAGGGATATTTTCCATTTCCATATCCTGATATAACATAGGTACTACACAAATTGGGAAATCTCCTGCAATACCACCACCAATCTGGAAGAACCCAATTCCTTTTCCACCGCTGTTCTTAATATACCAGTCCGCAAGGTAACCCATGTACTCGATTCCACTTTTTACTGTAGAAGCCTGTAATTCATTTTTCATTACATACGAAGCGAAGATATTTCCCATCGTTGAATCTTCCCATCCCGGAACTACAATCGGCAGATTTTTTTCCGCAGCTGCAAGCATCCATGAATTTTTAGGGTCGATTTCATAATATTGCTCAAGCACACCGCTCAATAACATTTTGTACATATACTCATGCGGGAAATAACGCTCACCTGCTTTTTCAGCATTTGTCCAGATCTCCTGAATATGTTTCTGTAAACGTCTGAAAGCTTCTTCTTCAGGGATACAAGTATCAGTTACACGGTTGTAGTGGTTTTCCAATAAATCCCACTCGTCCTGAGGAGTTAAATCACGGTAGTTAGGTACACGTTTATAATGTGAATGGGCAACAAGGTTC
The DNA window shown above is from Pedobacter cryoconitis and carries:
- a CDS encoding c-type cytochrome, with translation MRNISLIIRRVWKSAFMFTALSVLIVSGTQAQDAVEGRKIFKEKCTSCHALDRDLIGPALQTIVPTKSEAFLLKWINNAPAFIASGDKEAVEASKFNPNADMTAFPSLTPEQIKSILAYVKVGEPKKAEVAGAATGSDEVSNFSIVGVIAVILISIIVLVILARAIKMLERLILKKQGVEIEEDEEKTSMLAGIGQLFKNKKFVFFVILCLVISLGSFGWMGMWNTGVSTGYQPTQPIKFSHELHAGVNQIDCQYCHAGAFESKNATIPSLNVCMNCHKQVQARDSHDGNISPEIQKIYNALGYDADKMTYDKSKEKPIEWVRVHNLPDFAYFNHSQHVVVAEEAIRKEKGLKPNEPVCFACHGPVNTMEEIYQYSPLTMKWCINCHKDTKLEVKDNAFYTKIIEAHEKIKKGEKITPAALGGIECGKCHY
- a CDS encoding deoxyhypusine synthase family protein; this encodes MSVTRGPISKFMEGHYLHFNAAAMMDAAKGYETHLDEGGKMMITLAGAMSTAELGISLAEMIRQDKVSIISCTGANLEEDIMNLVAHSHYKRVPNYRDLTPQDEWDLLENHYNRVTDTCIPEEEAFRRLQKHIQEIWTNAEKAGERYFPHEYMYKMLLSGVLEQYYEIDPKNSWMLAAAEKNLPIVVPGWEDSTMGNIFASYVMKNELQASTVKSGIEYMGYLADWYIKNSGGKGIGFFQIGGGIAGDFPICVVPMLYQDMEMENIPFWTYFCQISDSTTSYGSYSGAVPNEKITWGKLDIHTPKFIVESDATIVAPLIFAWILKM